A window from Bacteroidia bacterium encodes these proteins:
- a CDS encoding oligosaccharide flippase family protein, giving the protein MSALRKLLSQTAVYGLSTIVGRLLNYLLVPLYTYQFSNTADYGMVGEFYAYVSFLNILLTYGMETALFNFSRQADLREKTYSTALLSLTFTSFLVLLPALFLSRDIAAWLGYPGKGELVSAVVVILVTDALCAIPFAKLREQNRAARFAFLKTFNILINIAINVFFLWFCKNRHAAGLSWGEYYNPDIGIGYVFIANAAANLVTLALLLPSYLNVQLRIDFVLWKRMMGYALPLVLVGLAGMVNETLDRVLIKYLVKTGDAMEQVGIYNACYKIAILMTIFTQAFRFAAEPFFFSHEKEKDSRKTYAVVMTWFVIVCAILFLGTLMNLSWIQYFVGVPYRSGLGVVPILLFANICLGIYFNLSIWYKLTGKTTFGAVLTLIGAAITLGINIAFIPTFGYMASAWATLACYSSMMVLSWLIGNKHYPVDYDLKRILGYLAVSLALYGVARVLPDMGTVINLAVNNALLLLFIGGVLKFERENIKSLLNRT; this is encoded by the coding sequence TTGAGCGCCCTTCGCAAACTCTTATCCCAAACTGCCGTTTACGGACTCAGCACCATAGTGGGGCGGTTGCTGAACTACCTTCTTGTTCCGCTTTATACCTACCAATTCTCCAATACCGCTGATTATGGAATGGTAGGTGAATTCTACGCCTACGTTTCTTTCCTGAACATCCTGCTCACCTATGGCATGGAAACGGCGCTGTTCAACTTTTCGCGGCAGGCCGATCTTCGCGAAAAAACCTATAGTACTGCGCTTCTGTCTCTTACATTTACTTCCTTTCTGGTGCTGCTTCCGGCCCTTTTCCTTTCCAGAGACATTGCAGCCTGGCTGGGATATCCGGGAAAAGGGGAGTTGGTTTCCGCTGTTGTTGTCATTCTGGTCACCGATGCGCTCTGCGCAATTCCGTTCGCCAAGCTAAGAGAGCAAAACCGCGCCGCACGTTTTGCCTTTCTTAAAACTTTCAATATCCTCATCAACATTGCCATCAATGTGTTTTTTCTCTGGTTCTGTAAAAACCGGCACGCTGCCGGGCTGAGTTGGGGCGAATACTACAACCCCGACATCGGCATCGGCTACGTTTTCATTGCCAATGCCGCGGCGAACCTGGTTACACTGGCATTGTTGCTTCCCTCCTACCTCAACGTACAACTGCGCATTGATTTTGTCTTGTGGAAACGTATGATGGGATATGCCCTGCCTTTGGTTTTGGTAGGACTTGCGGGAATGGTGAACGAAACGCTTGACCGGGTGCTGATCAAGTACCTTGTCAAAACCGGCGATGCCATGGAGCAGGTCGGAATCTATAACGCCTGTTATAAGATTGCGATACTCATGACCATTTTCACACAAGCGTTCCGCTTTGCGGCCGAACCGTTCTTCTTCTCCCACGAAAAAGAAAAAGATTCCCGGAAGACCTATGCAGTGGTTATGACCTGGTTTGTGATCGTTTGTGCGATTCTGTTCCTCGGAACCTTGATGAACCTGTCGTGGATACAATACTTTGTAGGAGTGCCTTACCGCTCGGGGCTGGGTGTAGTTCCCATTCTTCTTTTTGCCAACATTTGCCTTGGCATATATTTCAATCTGTCGATCTGGTACAAACTCACAGGAAAAACAACATTTGGGGCCGTCCTTACCCTTATCGGTGCCGCCATTACGCTGGGTATTAATATTGCCTTTATCCCAACGTTCGGATATATGGCCTCGGCCTGGGCAACCCTTGCATGTTACTCCTCTATGATGGTTCTTTCCTGGCTTATTGGGAATAAACACTATCCTGTTGATTATGACCTCAAAAGAATACTCGGATACCTTGCCGTTTCCTTAGCTTTGTATGGCGTTGCCCGGGTGCTGCCGGATATGGGGACGGTGATTAATTTAGCCGTGAATAATGCCCTGTTGCTGCTATTCATCGGGGGGGTGCTGAAATTTGAAAGAGAGAACATCAAGTCCTTGCTGAACAGAACATGA